The Euphorbia lathyris chromosome 4, ddEupLath1.1, whole genome shotgun sequence genomic interval AAGTTTTGGTTGTCCATGTGAAGGAATGCTTTTGGAAAAATAATGGAAGGTCTTGTGGAATTAGGACATGACGTTGTGAGGTTGAGTAGTAATTGAAGAGATAAACCAAGTTGGTGGTACAGGGACGTGATTTTCTAATTACAAGAACGTGGCAACAAAGGTGATTTTACTAAATTATATTTTGCTATTAAAAACCTTTATTTTTTTGGAGGAAATAATAATTTGGAGGGAAATTTATCTATTACAGTTATTTCTACCGCCAAAACTTCTATGTCCATCCTTAAAAGGCTCTCTGAAATACAAGTTCAATTTTTGGAGGAGGCTGAGTGCGCAAAGGTTTATCAAACATATCTGCCAATTCATTCAGGTTAGTGCACCAATATAATTTTGGTTATCTGGGTTATTGAATTTGCATCATTATGGTTATATGGTTTCAGATATTAATGCACAATTATCTAATGATTTATTTTGTTTGCCTTTTTTTTCTCTGTTTAACAGAGTATTCTgtattgaatattataaatttgttttgttttcatAATCAAGAATGATGGTAACACCTATAGGATTCACATTAAACCAAAGCCAAAGCCAAAGCCTTAGTAGTAAAAGCCAAATGGGTATTACTTGCTCTCACCATATACAGGTAACAATTAAGCccccattataatgaaatcagcAGCAATGGAGTATTAGATTGTTTTTATATGGTGTATTAGATCAATGACAATGTTTGTCCCTTATGGTTTAAACCATATTATCATTAATCAATATAACATGGAGTGCATATCTACACAAGGTAAATTAGCTGAAACATTCATCAATGTCTCTTCAGCATTCTAATTATCCATTTTGTCTATGATGCATACCTTAGTGAAAGCCTTTGCCTCTAGTCTTTGTAAAAGAACATTAACAGGACTTGAGATAAGGCCTGCAAAGTAGCACAAACGTTTCTAAGTTCCCTCACAAAATCTGAAAAATTAGAGTATTAAGCCACAAGAAAATGATCCTACAacttgattttgaagcttcgtAGAGCTTAAATTACTATCTTTCTTAGTAATGTATCCATGTTTTCAATCAATTATTTCAATTTATCACTTCAAAATCTACCAAAAGTTGCAAAAATAGAAGTTGGGATTGAAGAATCTCCTAGTTGCAAACTAAAAAGTCACTTCCTGGAAAATTGATTTTGTAGTTACTCAAACTAGataaggaagaacaaaaccaGCAATTTTGAATTCATACAAAATGGACATCATTAAGAAgcaacaaaaattaaagatGAGTCTGAAACTAGCAGATAGCTAACACTCTTATTGATTCCAAAACTCTTTCAATGAAAAAGCAAGGGAGAAGAAGGGAGAGCAGTTAAGAGAGGGttgattaattatataaaaatagtaCAGGGACTCCATTGCTGATTTGAGTAGAATGAgggtttaattgatttttagttCATAGTTTAGGGGCTCAAATGGGATTTATGCCTAACTAATTCAAGAGTAATACTTAATAATGATTGTAAGCCTACTGTTTCTGAAGCTAACTCTCAATAACAGCTTGagttgttgttttgttttactAACTGTATTTGGGAATTCACAACTCCGGCTATGAATTGTATTGCTCACAACTTTGAGTTAGGAGTCTTATGTTTCTTGTGTCAGTCATTTTAAATCTACTGGTTCGCTGCCAGTTAACGAGTCAACATGGTAAAGGTGATTATAGTTTTGGAATATAGTTGAGTGATTTCATTTTGTTCATGGAAAATAGGGTCCAAAAACTCATAAGGTGCATTGATTAATTAAGTGATGATTATATTAAAATGTAATGGTTTCTTTTCATTGAATTGTTGAATACGCGATTATTTATTTCAATTGGAAACTTGATTTGACAGATAATGGCAGGCGTTTATACACGCGCAAAGAAGAATAAGAGATTACCTCCAATGTTTAGAGGTCGCCCACCTATCCTTAATGACTATTCTGAGGATGAAACACTTCCACCATCAGAATCTCAAGATTTGAGTAATATGGATGCACCTCAAGGTATTACTATTGAATTACAAAACTATTTACATATTGTTCCTTTTAATATCTATTATATACACTTAAATAATGTTTAACAGTGGGATGGAGATGTATTTCAAGGGAGAACAGTCTTAATGATGAAACTAGAGCTAAAAATACTCTCACACCTACTTCTAGACCATTGCTAGCTGGTAtttttatatcaaatatttatttatcttatatACTTTATCGGTTACAATATGCATCATATTAAATGGATTaacttttttaatatttcagatttaagaaataaaagaattagAGCAAGCATCCTACAAGTACCTGTTCCTAATGCTTCTTTACACCATTGTTCTCATCCATCTGCTTTTggtatcatttttttatttaatttaataatcaTTTTATTTAATGTTATGTATACAAATGTGTAAATTGGTGGTATTTAAATCTTATATTAATTGTGTTAAATTAGATGACATGACGCAAAATTTGAGGAAATCCAATATGTTTGAGACGATTGATGACACTGGTACTCGGCAGTTACAAAAGTCTCGTTCTCTACCACCTACTCTTAATGAGAACAATCAATTTGATGACCCTCGCCAATTAGACATTGAGGCAAATCATTTTAATTCAGGTGATGTTCAATGTTAGTACAACATATAATTGTTTTATAGAGTACGTTGGaccctttctttttctttataattGTTAGTTGTGTTTTGGCATATTCTTTAGGCAGTTCTATTCCGGCAAGGGGGCTATACAAGGGAGCGAATCTTGACAAACTCACAAATAATCGTAAGGATAAGTTAATTGTGTTTATCCCTCCTGGGAAATCTTTTAGACCAATTGGACAACACGAGAGAAAGTTAGCATCATGGTTGGGGTATTGTGCTCGATCTATTAGTGAGTCGTGGGATCAAAATTTAGCCAAGCATAGGCCTCGTTTATGGAACATGATTAAGGTAATCCTATACGTTCTTTTagatttgttcaaaaaattTAGTAGTTGAATTATTTGATTGTTAGCAATATACGTAATGCCTTTAATTTTTGTTTAGGACTATTTTGATGTTAGTCCTGAGAGTCCTAACAAATGGAAGAGGCTTGAGGAGTTAGGAAAGGTGGAGCAGGATACACCTGAAATGAAAAGATCGAAATTTGAATCTTATTGTTTCTCTGTGATGCGAGTCTTATTTCGCAAGTGGAAACACGagttacataataaatataaacaacATTCTAGTGATGAGGAACGACTGAAACATGTTCCTAGAGGCCTTTCTCCAAATGATTGGAAGGACCTGGTGACGTTGTTTGGGAGTAAAGATTTTAAGGTTCAAGTTTATCTATTATGTGATATTTATTTTCAAGTTCTTTTTTCATAACGCAATAAGGTTCTTTAACAATATTTACTTTTCAGGCATGGAGTTCAATTAATTCTGATAATCGTAAATGTCAAAAAGTTGTTGCTTCATCTGGTCCCACCCCTTTTGCACAAGTGGAGTATGATTTGGTAAAAATACATCAACActgttaaatatttttaaaagttgttGGATAGGTAATGTTCTATAGTTCTTTGATTGATGTTGCAGATCGATGAGGAGACAGGGGAATTGCCAGATGCTTCTGATGTGTGGATGGCCACTCATTCAATATTGGATGAAGAAGGTCAAAATCACTTTCGCGATTCGGAATCAAGAAGGCTATATGTAAGTACATAATTTAAACAATATAGAGTTATTATACAATATTTTAAAGAAATTAGAATTGCATTTTATGTTTTACTAATTGTATGATTTTAATTATCTTTTTATGGCTCATAATTAATAGTAATTTTCCACATATTTTAGGAAGAAATGAAAAGGATTGAGAATGAACCAAGAAATGAAAATGAGTCGGATCCTACACCAGATGATGTTCTACAACAGGTATTTGGAGTTAGGTCCGGATATGTTCGTGGAAAAGGAATGGGATATAAAGCAAGTACTAAGGGAATGGTATGTAGCGCTAGAAAGGATGATGTAGACGAGCTGAAAAATGAGGTGGCAATATTAACGGAGAAATTAAAGGCACAAGAAGAGCGTGAAAAAGCACAAAAAGAGCGGGAACAGGCTCTAGAAGACCGCTTTCAATCATATTTTAAAGTGATGGATGCCATAGCAGCACAAAATAGTTTGGGTACACAAAGTCAGAATTTAGAAAGGAGTTCGCAAAATGGCTCGGTAATAATTCGAAATTACAAATAATTAATACTTACATTTAAATATATCATATTATTGATTGATTGGTTTTGATTTCTACTTTATAGGAGGATTAATATAAATTATGGAACCGTAAAGATTGCCGATTGGAGTGGATGATGAAGAAGGATAATTCAAGCTTTATAAAACTAAAACCGATGAAGGAGAGATTTGCTATGTTCCAAGtatcattttattattattcgcATGTGTTTAGGATATTGAATGGTTGCATTATGTTCTTTTTATTCCAAAACTCGTTCTCCCTTCAATTAATACTGTGAAACTATACCAACGCCAGAAAAACAGAATAACACCTTTGTTTTCAAATTCTGTGGTGCCGCCACATCTCATACTCGAGCTATTTAGGCTTAATTTTCCATCCCAAAACTCTGTTCTCCCTTCAATATTGTGAAACTATACCAACACCAGAAAAACTTCAATTTAATTGCTCGGTGGATCCACAATCTGTGAAGAGGATATTCCAGCGGTATTTGACAATCTTCCAACTCTTGTTGAAATTCAGGTTAgttaattttcttttcaataAATTGAACTTTAAATTTGGGGATTATCAATTCAGGACTGTGGGAAACGATGTCAACATTGTGTGAAACCATTTCAACATAATCGGAAATTCATTACTGCGTGAAACGATTTCAACAAGGGGAAATTCAATTCCAACTGCCCAATACTTTATCTGTGGGTTACAATAATTaattgggttaatttcaaatataacccCAGTGGCTAAattaaatcaaatatatatttttagcatGTATGCATTATGTAGCTGAAAGTGTTAAtctatattttttagttttttaattttttgatatACCAAAACTTCTCATGTCTAAGCTAGTTAGAAAAAATTTGGCCAAAAATTGATATTGGTATGGGGTTATCCACCTGTATACGAAATGTAATTCATTAGATATGGGGTTATCCATTCTGAATGTCAAGAGAAACTCGGAACATGTTACCTTTTTGCTTTTCCATAGGATCTATTTGATCGATTTGAAGCTGTAAAACATGTTTGGGCTCCGTATTACACTTTCCATAAGGTTAAATTCTGGTTTCAAAAGCTTCAAAAGAGAAAAATTGTTTCTGttgtgtttaaagttttaaccTTTCTCATTTCTTAATTTGGCAGATTGGATCAATATATGTTTGTTGATAATGTTCAAGCtttaaaaatgatgaaattgaTGGTTGATTACTTTTACAACCGTGTTCAGAATGTTGTAACCAAGCACACTATAGAAAGACATTTTCTTTCACTTGGCGGGATGAATGGTGTTATTTATAAGTTATTCAACATAACAATAAGTGATCTAATCAACATAGTTCCCCTAGCTCTTGTTTTATACCTTTTTATAGCAGCTCGTGTGAGTGGTTGGTCTTCCTATCGAATCAATTATTGGGTTAATGTCTAATGAGTCGAACCACAATCCAACCCAGAAAATTTCTTGTCAACACAATCGGGTTTCAGTCAGTTTCATGATCGTGAATCACATGTAATTTGACTACCTCATCCGAGTATAATTTTTACAAGTTTcattgagtttgcattttcccATTGGCAAGATTGAGTCATGTGATAATCTTACATGTAAAATTATCTTGTTTCATGATCTTCATCGTCTGATAAGAGCCACTCTATGCACAGAGATCCAAATCATTTGATATTGCCTTACCTTTTTGACAAGCCATGCTTCCTTGGTTTGCTTGCAGTTCAGGTAATTAATTTGGTTTGCTTGCAGTCGTAAAATTGTGTTATGTTGTCTATATGATCCATGTCATTATGTATTATATAAATGCAACGAAAATAATAATAGTGTCATGTCAATTGGGTTGTCTCTATAAATCATGTTATCCTATCAGAAATTAAAGTAATATTTCTAATTTGTGCATGATATTTGCTCAGGCTGATGACATATCGGGTTTCCATGCCAATACACATATTCTAGTTGTGATGGGGTCACGGATGCTATATGAAATCACTGGTGATTCACTTTATAAGGTATATAGTTTATGTCAATTATGGATCATCTAGCAGGAACTGTGTAATTTCTTGTATTTTTATGATAATTAATGTGTTTTTTTTCAATCGAAATATCATATGCCAAGAAATAGGgacattttttttaacattgttAACAGTTCTCACAGCTATGATACTGGAGGGATGTCAGCGCACAAGTTCTGGTATTTTTCAATAATCTCATTAGAACATTTATAtggttttaattattattttacaaaattctGTTTGTGCCTTTTCTATGTTGTTTTGACTTATTTGCTTTGACGTGTGAATAGGTCAGACACGAAACGTTGAGCTGACACATTATCAACAGAGAATGAAGAATCATGCATAACTTATAATATGCTCAAGGTATGATCCCTCTACTTTCTGTTCATGAATGGTGCCAAATAAATTAAGGTTACTTAGATTGTGTTTTGTTCGGATTTTCAGAAAGACTTAACTTAGACAGTGGTTTATCATTGAATACTGATATGAATATTGATCTCTCTGTATTCACATTACAATTTTGATAGCATAAAGCTTGAAACAATTTTGAATATGCAGGTCTCTCATCACCTATTTCCACGGACTAAACAAACGGCATGTATAGACTATTACGAGCGAGCCCTCACAAATGGTGTATTAGGCATTCAAAGAGGAAGTGAATCTGGAAATATGATTTACATGCTTCCACTAAACCCCGAAAGTTCCAAGGCTACAAGTTACGATAGATGGGGAACACCATTTGACTCTTTCTGATGTTGCTAAGGGACAGGTGATTTAATACTTGTGCTGTTATTTATTTTTGCAAGATGTTGAATCATacttggtcgaagtggaagagtgctacgggtttcctttgtgatcccggcatgcctaatagattgaagggaaaattctaccggacggcaattagaccagcattgttatatggtacggagtgttgggcagtgaaacactgccacatccataagatgtcggtggcggagatgcgtatgttgagatggatgtgtggtcacacgagaaaggaccgggtgcgtaggggtcacatctattgagaataaaatgagagaaaaccgactaaggtggtttggccatgtgagacgtagagcgcttgatgcgccggttaggagaaccgaagagtggcaaagggatgtagtggtgaggggta includes:
- the LOC136226695 gene encoding uncharacterized protein; this translates as MAGVYTRAKKNKRLPPMFRGRPPILNDYSEDETLPPSESQDLSNMDAPQVGWRCISRENSLNDETRAKNTLTPTSRPLLADLRNKRIRASILQVPVPNASLHHCSHPSAFDDMTQNLRKSNMFETIDDTGTRQLQKSRSLPPTLNENNQFDDPRQLDIEANHFNSGSSIPARGLYKGANLDKLTNNRKDKLIVFIPPGKSFRPIGQHERKLASWLGYCARSISESWDQNLAKHRPRLWNMIKDYFDVSPESPNKWKRLEELGKVEQDTPEMKRSKFESYCFSVMRVLFRKWKHELHNKYKQHSSDEERLKHVPRGLSPNDWKDLVTLFGSKDFKAWSSINSDNRKCQKVVASSGPTPFAQVEYDLIDEETGELPDASDVWMATHSILDEEGQNHFRDSESRRLYEEMKRIENEPRNENESDPTPDDVLQQVFGVRSGYVRGKGMGYKASTKGMVCSARKDDVDELKNEVAILTEKLKAQEEREKAQKEREQALEDRFQSYFKVMDAIAAQNSLGTQSQNLERSSQNGSED